In Brassica napus cultivar Da-Ae chromosome C2, Da-Ae, whole genome shotgun sequence, the sequence AGTGCTCAACGCCGTCACAATTTTAGCCAACCAGAGGATGTTGAACGGGTACAGCCACCCGATCAGCAGTGGGAGTCCTCTTTCAAAGTTGTAAATACCAGAGTTCCAAGGGGGAGCTCGTGGTGAAGCCTTCCTTGACTGGATTGCAACAGTTGATTAATTGTTGGAATTCAAACAGGTATCCAAATAAAAACGAGTGTCTCATTGTGATGAAATTCCGAGGTCATGTAGCCATTTAGTGGAAACAAGTTAAGACAACTAGGCATCATAAGAGTAAACCTCCAAATCATGGCTTGGGAGAAACTAAAACAACATCTTAAAGCCACCTTCTTACCCTATAACTATAAGAAGATGGTATATACTAAACTTCAGAATCTCCTTCAAAGGTCACGTACCGTAGACGACTACCTAGAGGAGTTCTCCCTTCTCCTCACGCGGACCGACATATACAACAGCGCATAACAACTTGTCTTACAATTCATATGAGGCATTCTTCCCCAACTCCAAAATGCATTATCCCAATTTGATCCCACTACACTTGCAAAATCACATAGGCGCACATATACCTTCGAACAACAGAAATGATCGAAAACATGGGGAAGTCAAACCTCTCGATCTCATTTTTGGAGCAGACTATTTTGCAGGCCACAACAAAGGAACCAGATGCAACGGCTCCTGCTTCTCGTATGTCAGCACCTACAGATAATAATCTTTGTTGCTCAACTCGTATACCAACCTTAAAATGCTACTCATGCGGTGAATTGGGACATCGTTAAATGGCCTGTCCACAAAAGACATGACGAGGATTAGTTATCGACGATAGCCATGATGATAAGGCACTGGTTTATGACTCTTACGGAGAGGAGGACAAACAGGTAGAGAAGATTCAATTTACTACATGGGACACCGGGCATTTGCTCGTCACTCACCGATCGTGTCTCATACCACGACGTCCAGACAAAAAATGGTTATGAACCAGTATCTTTCACTCGTCCAGAAATTCTTGGTCGCGTTTGCAGCTTTATCATTGACTCAGGGAGTTGGCGCAACTTGATGACTGAAGAAGCCGCCAACAAAATTGATTTTCTCCAAAAACCTCATCATGCACCATACTCATTAGGTTGGCTAACTGAAGGTGTTAATCTACGCATCACTCAACAAGATCTAGTGTCGTTCTCAATAGGATCGCACTACAAGGACGTTTGTCCTCTGATGTTGCACCGATGGATATTTCCACTTACTGTTAGGACGACCATGGGAAAATGATCGTAAAGTAACTTATGATGgagattaaaataattaaagtttCACATGGGAGACAAAGCAAATTATACTCCTGCCATCTCGGGCAGTAACACTTCTCCTCCGCAATCATCGGCAATACATCAACCTGCTATCACACCACCAAAACAATGTCCTGTTACTATGCTTTGTTCATATTCATCTTTCGTCTCAGAATTACAAGAGGAAGGTTACACATTTTTCCTTCCTCCCAGCGACCTTCCACCAAATTCTCATCACGCCTCCCGATCCTGTTTTAGCGTCCGTCTTTAGTGAGTTTGAAGAAATCTTTCCAACAAACTTACCGAAAGCATTGCCGCCACTCCGCAACATACAACTTCATATCAATCTTGTACATGCACTACTCTACCTAACCGACCTCACTGCCGCATGAGTCCTGGGGAACACAAATAATTAAGGCGCTAAGTTGAGGACCTACTACAAAAAGGACATATTAAAGAAAGTCTTAGCTCATGTGtcgttccattttttttattccaaaatGATGGAGCATGGCGTATGTGCAAGGATAGTCACACTATTAACAAAATCATACTTTGCTATAGATTTTCTATTCCTCGCCTGGATGATCTCTTGGACTAAATTGGAGCAGCAAGGATATTTTACAAAATCGATCTTAAAAGCGGATATCATCAAATTCGAATCCGTCCAGGAGATGAATGgaagaaaaattttaaaatgcgAGAAGGTCTCTTCGAGTGGTTAATAATGCCATTGGGGTTATCTAATGCTCATAGCTTCTTTATACTAATTATGAATCAGGCGCTTCGATTTTTTATTGAAAGATTTGTTGTCTTGTACTTTGACGACATACTAACTCTTGGCACGTCTATGGTCGAGCATGAGGAACATCTGCGACAATTCCTCACTGTGTTATAGAAGGAGAAGCTATATGCAGTAAAACAAAAGTGTGAATTCGGAGTTGCACTAGTTCTTTTCCTCGGCTATGTTGTCTCCGACAAGAAGCTCTCAGTCAACATGTCAAAAATAGAAGCGGGTATGGTCATGGCCGATTCCAAAGACAGTCTCCGAGGTGAGAAGCTTTCACGTGTTGGCATATTTTGATCGCCACGTCGTCAATAACTTTAGCACCATTATGTCACCTATCCCTACTTGTATGCGTGATGGAATTTTTCGTGGGCACAAGTAGAAACATAAGCATTTGCATTAATCAAAGAAAAATTGACTTTTGCACTAATCCTTGTTCTTACAGATTTTTAATCGACGTTTGAGCTACATTGTGATGCCTCCAAACTCGGCATTGGTGTTGTGTTAAGACAAAATAGTCTGTTAATTGCTTTTTGTAGTTAGAAACTTGCAGGAGATAGAAGCCGTTAGAGTATGTATGACGTCAAATTCTGTTATTGTCCAGGCTATAAAACATTGGCATCATTATTTAGTTCATCGGAAGTTTGTTTTGTTCACTGATCATGGTGATCTGCTGCATTTAGACACCCAAACCAAAGTCTCAGCTCGGCATGCTTTGTGGATTTCTTATCTCCAACAATTCACAGTTGCCATTCGCCACCAgtccaaaaagaaaacataatataGTAGAACCTCACCCAGACTTAGAcaacactgtccccagtgttaTACAGTCTATGATTGGTGGGAAAATAAACCATAAGTACTAAATTTAACAAGGTTTCGCGAGTATACATGCCATTGATGTGAGTATCAatcaacacagttaagtggcgattgATACTTGTGAtgctccgtcgatcgatattggtCATTTGTCGGTCGATGCTGATCCAGAACTCATGAAccttggatcttttttttttctaatgaaCAGTACCTAtgctacagtgtcgatcgacgttttTACTACAGTGTCGATTGATGCTACAGTGTCGTCGTCACTGTTCATCTTTTTTATTTGACCtgcataaaatttaaaaacgaaaatcggtaaaattttaaactaagcTTAAAAGAAATTACCTATTAGTGGGTtgtctcccactcagcgcttattTTCAGTCATTAGTTTGACTTCTGGAGATCTGATTCTGTCCCATATGAGAATGAGAACTTGCCCCAAACCAAGTCTCAATGTCTACTCTCTGAAGCTTCATCATTCTTttgtgaaagcctcctccatatactcttctcctttgtctatcatctcagcaataagTAGTGCTCGAAGCTTTGCATATGGCTGTGAGAAGCATCTGTTGCGCACTATGTACTTCCTGACACCATCTGAGAAGTGAGTAATCAATGATAACTGAGGATCGCTCTTGatcatttttctcttcttccaattcaTCCTCTTCTTTCctccagacttgtctgatctCCTGTTGGTGTCTCCTTCAAAACAATTTCTACACACATCGAATTCTTTCTGCTCTGAAACGCAtccagtatcgatcgacgaagaAGTGGTAGTGTCGATAGATGGTATCTGGTTGGTGTTTTTTAACACTGCGACTGATGGGCAGTGGTCGATGTCGCCTCTATATCTCAACCCTCTCTGAGAAGATTCTGCATGTAGAGGATCATCAAATACGTTAATGTAAGAAGCCAGACGCACACTTCTATCTGGTGGGATAGGAAATTCAGCTTCAAATACAGTGCATGGAACCACAATCTTCAAAGGATCACGAATCatcttcactcttttgtgaaacccAGCAGCTTCTCCTGTCCAGACAAGTGGTCTCTGGTGTTTAGGGACAACAAGGTGTGAGGCCTCATACTCGTGCATTTTCTCCTCGATCGATTCCATCTCAACTATGCAACCTGGCGGTTCGTCCAACAAtgggcatcgatcgatatcaagGGGGTGGTGTCGATTGGTAACTGGTTggcggtgtcgatcgatgtcgggtggGTGTAGATAGATGCTATCTgctgagtgtcgatcgatgatataGGGTGGGCATTGATCGATGATGTGGGGTGGTTTTTGATCGATttcatcaggttggtgtcgatcgatgctagtaTTGGGTGAAGTTTCCAGATCTCCTCTCGTAGTATGCTgatcgtcatcaagcttcttctttaaATTCTGATCCATATCTTCAAGCCATTCTTCCAACTCCAAGAAGTCTTTCATAGTAACTTCTCTACTAGAATCCAAATCTCCAAGCTGTTCTCCATCCTTTAACTCCAAGAATTCTTCTAGCTCCAAGAAATCTTCCATGGTGATCTCTTTTTCTACATCTGGGGTAGGATAACAACTTGATACATCAGTGCTCTTTTGTGCAGAGTCTGCGATGTCCTGAGGACAACTCGATCTTTCAGGGATTTCGAGTGGTATCAATCGATGACAAAAGTTTATGTCGATCGCTGTTGAGGTGCTGGTGTTGATCGATTTTGCGGTGCTGGTGTCGATGTTGAGGTAGTGGTGTTGATCGATGCTGACGTCGGATCATTAGTCTCAGCTTCTTCTCTGCTCAGCTCTTCATATCCATGTTGTTTATCACCCTCTACCATAATGTTGTCCAGCAACTATCTCGGAATTTTAGCTTTCCTCTTTATTTGCCAACTTTCAACGAGCTTGTCCCACTTATCATTCTTCTCATTTTCTCGAGTTGCTTCGGCATCATCAAAAATTTTGTATAGGAATGCTCTTTGAATGTCCTCCCAGCTGGTTAGAGATCCTGGCTATAGTTGACTGAACCAGCTAAATGCATCCCGACACTTTATTCTGCTCACTCATTGACACTAGATCCTCAAGCTCTTCGATATGGTTTCTGGGATCTTGGTGAGGAAGACCTTGGAAGGGGTATTGACCTACCCAGTCATACCACTCTCGGCTCATATCAAAGTCATTCACCTCAGCAACATCAATCACATCAAGGATCACATCACCCTGAGCATTAATCAATTGTCATGCGTTCTTGCGAGTGcgaccttcttcgtctcttaACATCCCATTCTCGTCGACCTTCAGTATGAGCACTTTGATCTTCACTGTATCTCCGCAAGTGGTGTCGTTTTTCCCCAGATGAACAGTATCGGGATGAACAGTATCGGGATGAACAGTATTCGGATAAACAGTAcccggatgaacagtgtcgtgATGAACAGTATCacgatgaacagtgtcgatcgacgggggAGAAACAATGTCGAATCGATCGACgggggatgaacagtgtcgattaACTGGGGATgaacagtatcgatcgacgggggatgtacagtgtcgatcgacgcagGATGAACAGTACCTCGATGAACAGTGCTAAAGTGAACAGTACCATGATGAACAGTGTTGTCTGACACAGGATGAATAGTGTCGTTCGATGCTTGGTTCACGCTGCCGATCGAtgctgcttggagggtgtcgatTGATGCTTCCCTGGTAGATTTACGGATCATGCGTGAATCAGTAGGCTTCTTCTTTGAAGAACCCATAAATCTTCTCTTCATTGTTGTTCCTGGTACTAAGATGTATGTTcctgaaagaaaagaaaattttttatcaattttttcgaATCAGCGgaaaaacctagactaaatctaactaaacaagatctaatggcgatcgaAGCTCCCctgcaacggcgccaaatttgatatcactcaaattaccctaaggagtgaaatgttctctctcaaataagaggtcaagttgtagcacttagggatcgaattcacagggagctaggacACACACTAGATCTAAATAGTTATTGATTAAGCTAGGTCGAATGGTTTTAATAGTAAATAGTAGTGGTGAGCAaggtaattgctcgattgattgattggggtttgatggaaggatgatttgctagacttagggtttctattcaagcAATCATGATTATAGTAGTATAGAGACTAAGGTTGGATATTCTTGAACTCAAACAAAAAGAATAGTCGATCAACTTTCGTATATTTAGACTATCTATCGCCGGATCTAGGACCGTAACTGCCGCTTGTTGGTcctgagaaagtgtcgatcgattccaacaatagggtgtcgatcgatacacctttcagcccgtcgatcgatacaactagtgagttgtcgatcgatgaaccTTCCAAGGAGCGTTATCGCACGGGTTGACGTGTTCACTAGGTTTAACTAAATCAGCTtccgcttgtttctagcaatcctagcacaatcTAAACTAATCAGACAGAGAACCAAACTTCTGCTTGCGTCATACTATCTATAGACAAGGTCCTAGTTAGCTAttctagaacacatgcattaagaaCTGTTTAATTGATTCTTATCCTAACAacttagcagttctatattttgggctaatccctcatgacTATCTGAACGCTAAACCTAACAagtggatctattcagacatgaagtttaccacagaaataatatatattgtatagaaagcaatatgaaaacaaaagtcaaaaccaaaggagttccaTGAGGACTCTGAtggagttcctcccttctctcctaactaagaacaatgaataaAGCTTAgacgtcaacaatggcttagaaaatacataaataagattttaggtcgtccaagggtattttgGCAATTTGTGGTTTCTTCTGGGCTTAAGTCAGTCTTGAAATATGCTCGGCCCGTGTTCTGGaatcaccgtcgatcgacaccaagggtGCACCATCAATCGAcgttccttcatctcctcgacagctctCTCTCACTCGCGAAACAAACTGACCACTATTCAGTAAAACATGCAAACTgaccattgatatctatttactattctagtGCAGTTTTCATACCTATTTGCTCTTATGAATTacttggccatgtctgagtagttcttgtagatcctaaaatctacactaagtatttgatagtgtttGAGATATAAAACTAGGGAAGAAAGAACTTCGTGGGCGACAATATCCTCAGAACACAACGATATAATTGGATTCAGGTACAAGAATGGACTTTATTCTTATGTCGGATAACATCGAGATCTCGGAGGAGAGAAAGATCGTGACTTAACTCGGGGtcgggctgcctacgtacccgtTAAGGGATTAAGTCTAAACGTAGTTTGATTATGTTCATCTCGAATGAGAGGTCGGTTTCATCGGTATTGAGTGAGATATAAGTGGCATTGTATAAATACAAGCTCGTGCCATTATCATTAAAACGGTTTGGCTATCTCGAGTGAGAGATCGGCTTCGTTAGTCATGAATGTTTGATGTGTCCTTAAGGACTCGGGCTGGTTACATACTAGTTCAGACATCGTATGAAGGGCTCTCGTCCTTTATCAATCATGGATGCATATCATCGAGACGTAAGGATAACGTCTCTACAACTCGTCTTCTCATTGAGGTGTCTTGAGAGAAGAACTTGGGTCTGATCAAATACATGGCTGTACTTGATCCGTAAAGCACTCAGCAGCACGTCGTTGATCCCATCTCCTTGTCTTTATAAGTAGAATAATATAATTGTGTTTTGTTGAGCTCGTGAGATCTCTTTTCCTCAGGTTCCCTCCCCCTACACAAGAGCAATCTCTTTGTCTTTTATAGGAGTTGAAGTTGTTACACGTGCTCCATTATTTTAGTGTTGACTTCTTCTCTCATTTAAATGAGGCCGACATTCAAGGAGGTCGATAACTAACATATTTGACCTAATCAACACCCAATAATAATAGGAGAGATTTGGAACAAATCTGGGTCCAACATTTACCCCCCAATTCTTCGAGTAAGGTGACGAGGTCTgagaaatgtattttttttttttacaactgaAACAACATCGTTCCAAGTCGACTTTCTTCTGGAGAGTTCGAGAAGTCGTTTGCCATTCTATGGCGAGGTCGTACAAGAAATATCGCATCAAGCATTCATTCTTGGTCCTTTCGTGATCGAAATGTGATTTTCTAAGCTATTAAATGAAATGTTTCATGTGGTTTAAGTTTCGTttgatcattgagtgatcgacTTCATTTATGTATATGGGTCCGgatgatagaccatggatttggcCCATTTTcgtccatggtttataggtgtttttactatatattattatattatagagtctatttattatatctataagatcaggagtgatttggagataagtgatgattttgaagcattttggagatatttggggcaagcacccgagatgaccatcgagctcgaccatcggtcgatattgaaggaggaatatcgatcgatgttcacactTGAACATCGATTGATAGTGAAACGCGCAGAAAGcctgtttggtcacagccgacttgaagcccaagttttcaccaatttacaagattacccctgatgagttttaacctaactatataagctttgccaccatgttagaggcaaagtgtgcttttctgtgttttaaattttattactttCAGCAAAAGGTTTTAGGATTATGatagatttgagagaagatccaaagttataatttgctcaaccaatcaatcgagcaatttcTTGCTCaaccaaaactgcaaatttacattttaaatattaaaaacttcctacttaacaaatcatattagatccattaggttccctagctccctgtgagtTCGATCcataagtactacaactcgacctcttatttgagagagtataaatcagtccttagggttatttgaGTGatttcaaatttggcgccgttgccggggagctttgatagcctattgtttaattttttgttaagtttctgacataaaattttttcttggattttcaggtacatgcccagcagtactagAAGTAACAACGAAACTCAACTACtgttctcaccagatcctgcaagcttTGAGTgttcaatccgcaaagaagcACGCTCCTCATCGATCAATAACACCACTTGTTCATCGATCGATAACACCACTTGTTCATCAATCGATTTCTGTCACTAgtcccgtcgaccgatactcgctcaccactattgaccgaagacactcatctTCCGTCGACCGAAATCTTCCATCCGGCATCGATCAATACTTCAatccgaacatcgatcgataatgagccgcgagacatggcTGCTACTTTGATACTTGTACGAGATGACAGAGGAAActtgcatgaccaggagggtcatctgcgtaatgcagcgggtcagaggatagatgcccagggggctgcaatccctgagtccGATACTGACGCTACAGGAGCCACTGTACCTGTGGATGAGGCTGCTCGAACTAgaacgttggctgactacaaccgtccagatcagttctacaccaaccgatcagccattcgtcctccaactattcagagggggaatttcgagttgaagccgcagtactgcacactcgtgggacaaaaaccctactatgggttacctcacgagcatcctatggaccatcagGAGAGGTTCAAGGATCTcatatctgctattaaagtcgagggagtctctgaagactacctcctatgcaagctcttcaagtactcactagATGGAGATGCTTTGCATTGGCTtagcagttaccaccaggatcactcacatcctggagcgacatgaAGAATGCCTTCTTATGCAACTTCTTCGATGAagcgcgtgctgaagacttgaggagcaagatttcTACTTTCAGTCAGGAGCCTGCATAgtcattcagaagctcctggatcagattcaagtcttatcagagagattgcccacaccatggattcaatgaagtacagctgctcagtactttctacagaggcatcgcagtgcagtaccagatggctgtTGATTcttccagcaatgggaacttcaacaccaggaatccagaggaggctgTGAAAGTCACTGAGAACTTAGCATCCaacagcagcaccaagaacactgactttgagaggaagagatctgccaccatccttgggaatgataaGATGGATGAAGTGAGGGCAAAGCTgcacagtgttcacaagcttctcaggaagcaggtctgcttggttgaagatgcagatgCTGTAGACACAGAGAGaagagcagaggaagaagaagaagaggtgaacttcattggtggaactggattccaaggatctgaaaaccagggtggaaactgAAACTCCTATGAAAATAGGGgtaatttcaaccagagttcaaacagcaccagaaaccctacatcGACAACTACAGCAACAACATAGGTTATGGAAATTCCTAttaccagaagccaccaccacTTACtgaagagagcaagattgaagagatgcttgacagggttcttgagggacagcaacgcatgacggtggacttcaatgggaagattgattctgtttacaccaacctgaacacaaaatttgagactttgagcactcatgtgaagaagctggagatgcaggttgttcaaacaggagaagctgttaagaggcaggAAGCCTTAGCAAGAGGGGTaggagatgatgtgatgaagcaccacgtgaatgccatcataggAGATGATTTATGGCAAGTGG encodes:
- the LOC106371585 gene encoding uncharacterized protein LOC106371585; amino-acid sequence: MEDFLELEEFLELKDGEQLGDLDSSREVTMKDFLELEEWLEDMDQNLKKKLDDDQHTTRGDLETSPNTSIDRHQPDEIDQKPPHIIDQCPPYIIDRHSADSIYLHPPDIDRHRQPVTNRHHPLDIDRCPLLDEPPGCIVEMESIEEKMHEYEASHLVVPKHQRPLVWTGEAAGFHKRVKMIRDPLKIVVPCTVFEAEFPIPPDRSVRLASYINVFDDPLHAESSQRGLRYRGDIDHCPSVAVLKNTNQIPSIDTTTSSSIDTGCVSEQKEFDVCRNCFEGDTNRRSDKSGGKKRMNWKKRKMIKSDPQLSLITHFSDGVRKYIVRNRCFSQPYAKLRALLIAEMIDKGEEYMEEAFTKE